A stretch of Vicia villosa cultivar HV-30 ecotype Madison, WI unplaced genomic scaffold, Vvil1.0 ctg.001990F_1_1, whole genome shotgun sequence DNA encodes these proteins:
- the LOC131637409 gene encoding uncharacterized protein LOC131637409: MARTKKFDSAFKLVWKMETPIMIKVFAWKCFINKLPTRDALAFRGILPSSSSSCVFCCANGESSLHSLLLFHNASLVWKDIADCIGFEGYKAENFKESFLNWFSFSKNAKVRKGKEGVVWMAVCWTLWLVRNDVVFREIRGTFPILFER, from the coding sequence ATGGCCCGAACGAAAAAGTTTGACTCGGCGTTTAAGTTGGTTTGGAAGATGGAAACTCCGATCATGATCAAAGTCTTCGCTTGGAAGTGTTTTATCAATAAGCTTCCAACTCGGGATGCGTTAGCTTTTAGAGGTATTCTCCCCTCTTCTAGTTCTTCTTGTGTTTTCTGTTGTGCGAATGGTGAATCTTCGCTTCATTCTCTTTTGCTTTTTCATAATGCGAGTTTAGTTTGGAAGGACATAGCCGATTGTATTGGTTTTGAAGGTTATAAAGCGGAGAATTTCAAGGAAAGTTTTTTGAATTGGTTCTCGTTTAGTAAGAATGCGAAAGTTAGAAAGGGTAAGGAGGGAGTGGTGTGGATGGCAGTGTGTTGGACCCTTTGGTTGGTTAGAAACGATGTCGTGTTTAGGGAGATTCGTGGAACATTTCCGATATTGTTTGAGAGGTGA